One window of Theropithecus gelada isolate Dixy chromosome 4, Tgel_1.0, whole genome shotgun sequence genomic DNA carries:
- the GTF2H5 gene encoding general transcription factor IIH subunit 5, with product MVNVLKGVLIECDPAMKQFLLYLDESNALGKKFIIQDIDDTHVFVIAELVNVLQERVGELMDQNAFSLTQK from the exons ATGGTCAACGTCTTGAAAGGAGTGCTTATAGAATG TGATCCTGCTATGAAGCAGTTTCTGCTGTACTTGGATGAGTCCAATGCCCTGGGGAAGAAGTTCATCATTCAAGACATTGATGACACTCACGTCTTTGTAATAGCAGAATTGGTTAATGTCCTTCAGGAGCGAGTGGGTGAATTAATGGACCAAAATGCTTTTTCCCTTACCCAGAAATGA